The DNA region TTGGGAATGCCGGCGGTCGCGAAATTCGGATTGCCCGGATCTTCGCGCTCGGGCGAGAAGGCGAGGAAGAAGTCGACGCCGCTCTTCAGCCCCTGCGCCTCGAAGATCGGTTTCAGCACCTCGGTGGTGGTGCCCGGATAGGTGGTCGATTCGAGCACCACGAGCTGGCCCGGCCGCAATCTGCGGGCGATGGCCTTGGCGGTCTCCACCACATAGCTGAGGTCGGGCTCGCGATATCTGGTCAGCGGCGTCGGCACGCAGATCAGGATCGCATCGGGCTCCGACAGGCGGTCGAAATCATGGGTCGCCTCGAATTTTCCGGAAGCTACCGCCGCGCCGAGCACCTCGGAGGGGATGTGCCGGATGAAGCTCTCGCCGCGGTTGACCTGCGCCACCCGCGGCGCATCGATGTCGAAGCCGAGAATCGGGAAGCCCGCAGCGGCGCCGGCCAGCGCCAGCGGAATGCCCACATAGCCAAGGCCGATGACGCCGATCTTGGCGTGCTTTGCGGCGATCGCGGCGAGCAGCACGTCGCGATGCGATGCGGCGGCAGGAGGAGCAATATCGGCCATCACATGCCTTGCGGTTGGGTGCGGGAACCGGGTGTCTGTTCCTAGCGGAAGGAATCGCTTGGTGCCAAACGCTGGCGCATTTGGCGCCGCGCGCACTTCCCTCTCCCGCGCTCTTCGTGCGGGAGAGGGTGCCGAGACCATAGCTCGCAGCACGCTGCGAGCGTCCGCTCACAGCTATGGTCGAGGCGGGTGAGGGTGGATCGGAGAACCGATTGATCAGAAGCGCTCCCAGACCCGCCAGGCATAAGGCGTTCAGGAAAGCTCGACCGCCCCTCATCCGCCCTCACTGCGCAGAGTCTTTCTGTTCAAGGCTTGCACCTTCTCCCGCGAGGGCGGGAGAAGGAAGAGGCGCCGGCCTCAGACGACGCGTTCGAGCTCCACGACGAACAGTGTCGCCTCGCCTTCAGGCGCGAGCTCGAGATAGGCCGGGCCCTCCAGGACCAACGCATCGTCGATCCCGAGCTTGCAATGCTGCGCCTCCGCAACAAGGCCGAGATCGCGCGAGCGCGATAGGATCAGGGTGACGTCGGCTGCACAACGCAGCGCCTGGCGCTCGGAGAGGCGCAGCCTCTTCGTCTCATGGCACCATGCGGTACGGCGCGTCATGACGTTGAGATCGGTGATGCTGCCTGCGATGAGGCGGGCGCTCGCCGCCACATCGCCCGGAAAACCGAAGGGCTGCGATTGCGTCGTCAGCACGATCTCGGGTTCGCCGGCGACGCTCAGGGCGATGCCTTCGCCCTCGATCACGCTCAGCGTACGGTCGATGCCGGCGAAGGCCGAGAAGGGCCCGTCGGTGCCGACCTTTGCCATGCTGATGCGCCAGTCGAAATCCTCGAGCCCGGCATGCTTGGGCGAGACGATGATCTCCGTCGTCTCGCCGCCGCCATTCTTCCACGGCATGCGGCGATGCATTGTCGCAAGGAGGAGCCGCATGGCGCGATGCCCGCCGATCAGCGCAGGCTGGGGAGGTCGAGCTTATGCGTGATGGCGCAGGCGATGGCGTCCTCGTAGCCCGCATCGGCATGGCGCATCACGCCGGAGGCCGGGTCGTTCCACAGCACCCGGTCGAGCCGGCGCGCCGCCTCCCTGGTGCCGTCGGCGACCACCACCATGCCGGCATGCTGCGAGAAGCCGATGCCGACGCCGCCGCCATGATGCAGCGACACCCAGGTCGCTCCCGAGGCGCAGTTGAGGAGCGCGTTGAGCAGCGGCCAGTCGGAGACGGCGTCCGAGCCGTCGCGCATCGCCTCGGTCTCGCGGTTCGGCGAGGCGACCGAGCCCGAATCGAGATGGTCGCGGCCGATGACGATCGGTGCCTTGAGCTCGCCCGAGGCCACCATCTCGTTGAAGGCGAGGCCGAGCCGGTGGCGGTCGCCGAGACCGACCCAGCAGATGCGCGCCGGCAGGCCCTGGAAGGCGATGCGCTCCTTCGCCATGTCGAGCCAGCGATGCAGATGCGGCGCCTCCGGCATCAGCTCCTTCACCTTGGCGTCGGTGCGATAGATGTCCTCAGGGTCGCCCGAGAGCGCCGCCCAGCGGAACGGCCCGATGCCGCGGCAGAAGAGCGGGCGGATATAGGCCGGCACGAAGCCCGGGAAATCGAAGGCGTTGCTCACGCCTTCCTCGAGCGCCATCTGGCGGATATTATTGCCGTAATCGAGGGTCGGTACGCCCATGCGCTGGAAGTCGAGCATGGCGCGCACATGTCCGGCCATCGAGGCCCGCGCTGCCTTGTCGACGGCCTTCGGGTCGGATTCCCGCTTCGCTTCCCATTCGGCGAGGCTCCATCCCTTGGGCAGATAACCGTTGATGGGATCATGAGCCGAGGTCTGGTCGGTGACGACGTCGGGGCGTATGCCGCGGCGCACCAGCTCCGGGAAGACATCGGCTGCATTGCCCACGACGCCGACCGAAACGGGCTTGCCGTCGCGGCGGGCGCGCTCGATGATCTCGAGCGCCTCGTCGAGCGAGGCCGCCTGCCGGTCGAGATAGCGGGTGCGCAGGCGCATCTCGATGCGCGAGGGCTGGCATTCCACCGCCAGCATCGAGGCGCCGGCCATGGTGGCGGCGAGCGGTTGCGCCCCGCCCATGCCGCCAAGGCCGGCCGTCAGGATCCATTTGCCGGAAAGGTCGCCGCCATAATGCCGGCGGCCCACCTCGACGAAGGTCTCGTAGGTGCCCTGCACGATGCCTTGCGAGCCGATATAGATCCAGGAGCCCGCGGTCATCTGCCCGTACATCATCAGGCCCTTGCGATCGAGCTCGTGGAAATGATCCCAGGTCGCCCAATGCGGCACGATGTTCGAGTTGGCGATCAGCACGCGCGGCGCGTCCGCATGGGTGCGGAAGACGCCGACCGGCTTGCCCGATTGCACCAGCAAGGTCTCGTCGGCTTCGAGCCTTCTCAGCGTCGCGGCAATGCGGTCGAAGCTCTCCCAGTCGCGCGCCGCGCGGCCGATGCCGCCATAGACGACGAGCTCGCCCGGCCGTTCGGCGACCTCGGCGTCGAGATTGTTCATCAGCATGCGCAGCGGCGCCTCGGTCAGCCAGCTCTTGGCCGAGAGCGTCGTGCCGCGGGGGCTTCGGATATGGCGGGCATTGTCGATACGGGTCATTGCGGGATCCTTGGCTTCGTCCTTGATCAGGCGATGGAGTGGGGGGAGCCGGCAGCCTCCGCGACACGCGGCAGAAGCTCGGAGCCTGCCGCCCGCACGAGGGCGCCGTCGCGCACGAGATCCGCCGCCATGGCGATATCGGGCGCGAGGAAGCGGTCGTCGTCGAGATGCGGGACTTGCGCCCTCAGGAGGCTGCGGGCCTGCTCGAGGGCCGGGCTCGAGCGCATCGGCGCGTGGAAATCGCAACCCTGCGCCGCGGCCAAGAGCTCGATGGCGACGATGTTCGTCACATTCTCGGCCATGGGCAGGAGGCGGCGCGCGCCATGGGTCGCCATCGACACATGGTCTTCCTGATTGGCCGAAGTCGGGATCGAATCGACGCTTGCCGGGTAGGCGCGCTGCTTGTTCTCGGAGACCAGAGCCGCGGCCGCGACCTGCGGGATCATGAAGCCGGAATTCAAGCCCGGCTTCGGCGTCAGGAAGGCCGGGAGGCCGGAGAGCGCCGGATCGACCAGCATGGCGATGCGGCGCTCGGCGATGGAGCCGATCTCGCACAGCGCCATGGCGATCATGTCGGCCGCGAAGGCCACGGGCTCGGCGTGAAAATTACCGCCCGAGATCACCTCGCCGCTCGCCGCGAACACCAGCGGATTGTCGGAGACACCGTTCGCTTCGATCGACAGCGTCGTGGCCGCCTGCCGCATGAGATCGAGGCAGGCGCCCATCACTTGCGGCTGACAGCGCAGGCAATAGGGATCCTGCACCCGGTCGTCATTCACGAGATGCGAGGCGCGAATGGCGCTGCCCGCCATCAGCGCCCGCAAGGCGCCGGCGACCTCGGCCTGTCCCTGATGGCCGCGCAGCGCCTGGATGCGCGGATCGAAGGGGCCGTCCGAGCCCTTGGCGGCGTCGGTCGCGAGCGCTCCGGTCACCAGCGCCGCCTGGAAAACGCGCTCCGCCTCGAAGAGGCCGGCAAGCGCCAGCGCGGTCGAGACCTGGGTGCCGTTGAGCAGCGCCAAGCCCTCCTTCGGGCCGAGCACCAGCGGCGCAAGACCGGCATTGCGCAAGGCATTGGCAGCCGCCACGCTCTTGCCGTCCATGTGGAAGGCGCCGACGCCGATCAGCGCCGCGGCCAGATGGGCGAGCGGAGCGAGATCGCCGGAGGCGCCGACCGAGCCCTGTGAGGGCACCAGGGGGGTGAGGCCGCGCTGCAGGCATTCGGTGAGCCGCTCGATCGTCGACCAGCGCACGCCGGAGGCGCCTTGGGCGAGGCTCGCTGCCTTGAGCGCCAGGATCAGCCGCACCACAGGTTCGGAGAGCGGCTCGCCGACGCCTGAAGCGTGCGAGACCACGATATTGCGTTGCAGGGCGGCGAGATCGCCATCGCCGATGCGCACGCTCGCGAGCTTCCCGAAGCCCGTATTGATGCCATAGACCGGCTCGCCCTTGGCGATGATCGCTGCGATCGTCGCCGCACCCGCCTCGACCGCTTCGCGGCACGAAGGGTCCAGCGCGACGTCGGCGCCGAAATAGATGGCGCGCCAGGTGGCGAGCGGCACCGCGCCCGGATGCAGTGTCATGTCTGTGGTCACTGTCCCCTCCAGATGCGGGCATGCAGCGGGTTGAAGCCGATGCGATAGACGAGCTCGGCCGGGCGCTCGATGTTCCAGATGGCGAGATCGCAGAGCTTGCCGGCTTCGAGCGTGCCGACCTCGTCGAGCCGGCCCAAGGCGCGGGCCGCCTCGCGGGTAACACCTGCGATATTTTCCTCGACCGTCAGCCGGAACAGGGTGGCGGCCATGTTCATGGTGGTGAGGATCGAGGTCAGCGGCGAGGTGCCGGGATTGCAATCGGTGGCGACCGCGATCGGCACGCCATGCCGGCGGAACAAGGCGATGGGTGGCGCCTGCTGCTCGCGGATGAAGTAATAGGCGCCGGGCAAGAGCACCGCGACCGTGCCGGCTTTCGCCATCGCGATGGCGCCGGCTTCGTCGGTGTATTCGAGATGGTCGGCCGACAGCGCGCCGAAGCTCGCGGCCAGCGCCGCACCTCCGAGATTAGAGAGCTGGTCGGCATGCAGCTTGACCTTGAGGCCGCGCCGGCGCGCCGCCTCGAAGACGCGCTGTGTCTGCTCGGGCGAGAAGGCGATGCCCTCGCAGAAGGCGTCGACCGCATCCGCGAGACCCTCTTCGGCGATCGCCGGCAGCATCTCCCGGCAGACGAGGTCGATATAAGCGTCCTTGTCCTTGGCTTCGGGCGGCAGCGCATGCGCGCCGAGGAAAGTGGTGCGCACCTCGATGCGGCGCTCAGCGGCGAGACGGCGCGCGGCGCGCAGCTGCCTGCGCTCGGTCTCGAGCTCGAGGCCGTAGCCGGATTTGATCTCGATCGTGGTCACGCCTTCGGCGATCAGCGCGTCGAGGCGCGGCAAAGCGGCTGCCACGAGCGCGTCCTCGCTCGCGGCGCGCGTCGCCTTCACGGTCGAGACGATGCCGCCTCCCGCCCGCGCCACCTCTTCATAGCTTGCGCCGGCGAGACGCAGCTCGAACTCATGCGCCCGGTCCCCGGCGAAGACGAGATGCGTGTGGCAATCGATGAGGCCAGGTGTGATCCAGCGGCCCTCGCAATCCGTCCGCAGCGCAGCCTCGAGGGAGGGAGCCTCGCCGGCCGGCCCCGCATAGACGATGCGGCCCTCTCTCGTGGCGATAACGCCGTCCTCGACGAGGCCGAGGCCAGGTCGCCCAGGGGCGAGCGTCGCGAGGCGCGCATTATGCCAAAGCCGATCGACTTGCATCGTCACGCAAGCTCCCTCTCATTTCGCGCCAGCTCACCGGCTCGTGCCCGCCGCGACAGGACGCGGACGCAGGAGCCCTTGCCTTGTGGCCGCTCTCAGGCGAAGCCACATCCGCTTCGCTTGAAACTCGCTCCCATTTGTCTATACATAAACGTCAGCGCGGGAGCTTGTCTAGAGGCTCGCCGCCGCAATCTTCGAGGAGACCGTCCGATGGCTTCGCTGTTCTTCGACGAGGCGCTGCTGCCTTCGGGGTGGGCGAGAGGCGTGCGGCTGTCATTCGCCGGCGGTCTGGTCACCGGCCTCGAAAGCGGGGTGGCGGCGAGGCCTGAGGATGAGCGCCACGCCATCGGCCTGCCGGGCCTGCCCAATCTGCATAGCCATGCCTTCCAGCGCGGCATGGCGGGGCTCGCCGAGCTGCGCGGGCCGTCCTCGGACAGCTTCTGGACCTGGCGCGAGGTCATGTATCGCTTCGCCCTGAATATGAGCCCCGATGATGTCGAGGCGGTGGCGACGCAGCTCTATGTGGAGATGCTGGAGGCGGGCTTCACGCGGGTCGGCGAATTCCACTATCTGCATCACGATCGCGACGGAGAACCCTATGCCGAGCTCGGCGAGATGGCGTCCCGGATCGCGGCCGCGGCGCATTCAACCGGCATCGGGCTGACCTTGCTGCCGGTGTTCTACGCGCATTCGGGCTTCGGCGGACAGGCGCCGGGCCCGAGCCAAAGGCGCTTCATCAATGATCGCGACCGTTTCGCGCGGCTGATGGAGGCGAGCCGCAAGGCGGTGGCGCCGCTCGACGGCGCGGTGGTCGGCATCGCGCCTCATTCGCTGCGAGCCGTGACCGCAGATGAGCTCGGCGCCATCCTGCCGCTCGCAGGCTCGGGACCTATCCATATCCATGTCGCCGAGCAGGTGAAGGAGGTCGAGGATTGCCTCGCCTCAACGGGGAACCGCCCGGTCGAATGGCTGCTCGCGCACGCGCCCGTCGATCGCCGCTGGTGCCTCATCCATGCGACCCATATGACGGCTGAGGAAACGCGTGCCATGGCGGCGGCGGGCGCGGTGGCCGGGCTTTGCCCGATCACCGAGGCCAATCTCGGCGACGGAACCTTCAGGGCGCCGGAATTTGCCGAAGCGGGCGGCGAATACGGTGTGGGCTCCGACTCCAACGTGCTCATCGGTCTTGCCGACGAGCTGCGCCAGCTCGAATATTCGCAACGCCTGCAACATCGAGCCCGCAACCTCATGGCGTTTGCCGAAGGCCATTCCACCGGTCGTGCGCTCTATGAGGGCGCGCTCAAAGGCGGCACGCGCGCCACCTCCTCGGCGAAGGCCGGGCTCCTCGCGGGCGCGCCGGCCGACATCCTCTCGCTCGACGCCGCCCATCCGGCCCTGATCGGGCGCAGCGGCAACGGCGTGCTCGACGCCTGGGTCTTCGCGGCGCGCGACGGGATCGTCGATTGCGTCTGGAGGCATGGCCGCAAGCTGGTGACACAAGGCCGGCACCACCTGCGCGAGGCGAGCCTTGCGCGCTTCCGCGTCGTCATGGAAAGACTGGTGGCATGACACATCTGCCGGCCGGCGCCGCCAGCGATCCCGCGAGCGGCACGCTCCATCACCGCATCCGCGCCGATATCGAGGGGCGGATCCTTTCGGGCGAATGGCCGCCCGGCCATCGCGTGCCCTTCGAGCACGAGCTGATGGTCGGATATGATTGCTCGCGCATGACCGTCAACAAGGTGCTGTCGGGACTCGCAGCCGAAGGCCTGATCGAGCGGCGGCGGCGTGCCGGCAGCTTCGTGCGCCGGCCGCAATTCCAGTCGGCGGTGCTGCAGATCCACGACATCAAGGCGGAAATCTCGGGCCGCGGCCAGAGCTATGCTTACGAGCTCCTGTCGCAGCGCCGGCGCAAGGCCACTCGCAGCGATCGCAGCGAGTTGGCGGTCGGCGCCGATACCGAGGTGCTGGCCCTGCGTTGCCGCCATCTCGCGGATGGCGAGCCTTTCGCGCTCGAGGAAAGGCTGATCAACCTCACCGCCATCCCGGCCGGCGAGGCCATCGATTTCGCGGCCGAGCCGCCGGGAACCTGGCTGCTCGGCCATGTGCCCTGGACCGAGGCCGAGCATCACATCTCTGCGACCGAGGCCGACGCCGAGGCGGCACGCCAGCTCGCCATCGCCGCAGGCTCGGCCTGCCTCGTGGTGCGCCGCCGCACCTGGCGTTCGGGCGAGACCGTCACTTTGGTGCGGCTTACCTTTCCGGGCGCCTCCTACCATCTCGTGGCGAGGTTCACGCCCTCGCAACGCTGATATGCGCTGGGACCGCGGGCGTCCCGCCCGCTCTTGCGGTGGTGAGCTCCACCGCCGGGAAAAAAGGGCGACCGAGACGGTCGCGGTCCCAGCGCGCCTGGGGCATGGCGTCCCCATCTTCCCCCCGCCGAAATCATCCCCACATGACGTCCATGTTCGATGATCTTCACAGCCCGGGGGTGAATGACGGCGACGGCCCCGATCATTCGCCTTCCGCTCCTGCCGCTGCTGCGCCCAGCGATGACGCGGCGTTGCTCGACGCCTATTCGCGCGCCGTCACCCATGTGGTGGACGAGGTCGGAGACGCCGTGGTGCGCGTCGATGTCCGCGACGCTCAGGGGCGCCGGGCCGGCACCGGCTCGGGCGTCGTGGTCGCCTCGGATGGCCTCATCCTCACCAACAGCCATGTCGTTGCGGCCCATCAACGCGTCGAGCTCGCCCTGACGGATGGCCGCAAGCTCGCCGGAAGGGTGATCGGCAATGATCCCGACACCGATCTCGCCCTCATCCGCACCGAGGAGCCGGTGCAGCTCAAATGGGCGCGCCTCGGCGATTCCAAATCCCTGAAGCGCGGCCAGCTGGTGGTGGCGATCGGCAACCCGCTCGGCTTCGAGTCCACGGTGACGGCCGGCGTCGTCTCGGCCTTCGGGCGCTCGATGCGCTCGGCGACCGGGCGCCTCATCGACGACGTGATCCAGACCGATGCCGCCCTCAACCCGGGTAATTCGGGCGGGCCGCTGGTGTCGAGCGCCGGCGAGGTGATCGGCATCAACACCGCCGTGATCATGGGCGCGCAGGGCATCTGCTTTGCGGTCGCCTCGAACACGGCGAGCTATGTGCTCGGCGAACTGGTGCGCCATGGGCGGGTGCGGCGCGCCTTCCTCGGGCTCTCGGTCAATCAGGTCGCGATCGCGCGGCGCGTCCAGATCGCGCACGCCATCGACCAGGAGATGTGCGTCGCCGTGGCCAGCCTCGCGCCCGAGGGTGCCGCCAAGCAAGCGGGCTTGCGGGAAGGCGACCGCATCTTGTCGCTCGACGGCGCGAAGGTGACCGGTGCCGACGATCTGCTGCGCCTCCTCAACGCGGACCGCATCGGGCGCACCGTGCTTGTCGAGTTGCTGCGCGGAGTCGAGAAGCTGCGGCTATGGGTCATGCCTTCGGAGCGGCCGCCGCGCTGACCTGCAGGAGGAAACCCTAGGCCGGTTGACGCCATGGGCCCGCGGCAGTAGGCGCAAGCCATTCAGACCGGAAGGCTCGCATCATGCCAATCGAAGTCACCGTGGTCTCCGACTTCATCTGCCCCTGGTGCCTGATCGGCGAGAGGCGGCTGCGCAAGGCGATTGCGACCTTGCCGGGCGAGATCAAGGTCGAGCTCGCCTTCCGCCCCTTCGAGCTCAATCCCGATATGCCACCGGAGGGGCGGGACCGGACCGCCTATCGCGTGGCGAAGTTCGGCAGCCTCGAGCGCAGCATGGCCATGGATGCGCAGATCGTCGCCATCGGCCAGGCCGAGGGCATCGCCTTCAACTACGACAAGATCGCGCGCACCCCGAGCACCTTTGCGGCCCACCGGCTGATGTGGCTCGCCGCGCGCGAGCGCAAGCCCGAGACCCTTGCCGATCTTCTGTTCGCGGCCTATTTCAACGAGGGGCAGGACCTCGGGAGCCGCTCCGTGCTCTTGGCCGTCGCGGCGAGGGCCGGGCTCGCGCCCGCGAGGGTCGAGGCTTTCCTCGACGGCGACGAGGGCGTCGCGGACGTGCGGGCGCTGGAGATGCAAGCCTATCAGGCCGGCGTCAGCGGCGTGCCCTATTTCCAGGTCGGCGGGTTCGGTGTCGTCGGTGCCCAGTCCCCCGAGATCCTCGCCGATGCGCTGCGCCGCGCGGCTGGGATCGGCAATGCCTCTGCGGCCTGACGCCGGGCCTTCTACAACGATCGCGCGATCAGCAGCTTCATGATCTCGTTCGTGCCGCCATAGATCTTCTGGATGCGGGCATCGACGAACATGCGGGCGATCGGGTATTCCTGCATATAGCCATAGCCGCCATGCAGTTGCAGGCATGCATCGACGGTCTCGACCTGCTTTTGCGAGCACCACCATTTCGCCATCGAGGCCGTGACCGTGTCGAGCTCGCCCTTGACCAGCCGCTCCACGCACCAATCGACGAAGACGCGCGCGATCATCGCCTCGGTCTTGCGCTCGGCGAGGGTGAAGCCGGTATTCTGGAACTCGATGATCGGCTTGCCGAAGGCCTGGCGCTCCTTGGTGTAATCGACCGTCAGCGCGATGGCGCGCTCCATGGCGGCGACCGCCCCGACGGCGAGCGCCAGGCGCTCCTGCGGCAATTGCTGCATGAGCTGGACGAAGCCCTGGCCTTCCTCAGGCCCGAGCAGGTTCTCGGGCGGCACGATCGCGTCCTCGAAGAACAGCTCGGAGGTGTCGGAGGCGTGCAGGCCGATCTTGTCGAGATTGCGCCCGCGCCGGAAGCCCTCATTGCCCTGCGTCTCGAGGATCAAGAGCGACAACCCCTTGGCGCCCGGCTCGCCGGTGCGCGCGACCACGATCACGATATCGGCGAGCTGGCCGTTGGTGATGAAGGTCTTCTGGCCATTGAGCACATAGGCATTGCCCTGGCGTTTGGCGGTGGTGCGCACGCTTTGCAGGTCGGAGCCCGTGCCGGGCTCGGTCATGGCGATGGCGCCGATCCATTCGCCCGTCGCCATTTTCGGCAAGATGCGCTGCTTCTGCTCGGGCGAGCCATAGTTCAAGATGTAATGGGCGACGATGGCGCTATGCACCGCGAGTCCGGCCGACATCTCCGGCACGATCGTCTCGACGTCCTCGAGCACGGCCGCTTCATAGGCGAAGCTCGCGCCGAGGCCGCCATAGGCTTCCGGCACGCTCGGCAGGAGCGCGCCCATGCGGCCGAGCCCCAGCCAGGCCGAGCGGTCGACCATCTTCCGGCTACGCCAGGCCTCGGCATGCGGCGCGAGCTCGGCTGTGAGGAAACGGCGGAACGGCCCGCGGAAATCATCGAGCTCCTGCGTCATCCATGCCGAGCGGTAGCTCATCGCGTTCACCGTCCTAACCTGCTGCCAGATGCGCCGCCAAATTCGCCGCGATCCGTCCGGCCGCCGCCACCAGCCGCGGGCCCATCTCGCCTTCGAGGAATTCGCGGCTCACACGGCTCGGCGGGCCGCCGCAATTGATGGCGAAGGCCGAGCCCGCAGCGACCGATATGGGCGCCGCGACCCCGTAGACATCGCTGCGCCAATCGCCGAAGGAGCAGCAAAATCCGCGCGCCGCAATCGACTCGAAGGCCGCGTCGAGATTGCGCCGGATGAGCGGCCAGTTGCGCCCGCGCTCGCGGCGCAGCCGCTCCAGCACCATCTTCCGCTCCGACGCATCGAGTGCGTAGAGATAGGCACGCCCGATCGAGGTCGTGTCGATCGGCATGCGGGCGCCGAGGTCGAAGCGCACCGGCCGCGTGCCGCGCCGGCGCGCCGTCTCGATATAGAGGATGTCGAGCTGGTCGCGGATGCCGAGCGAGGCGGGCAGGCGCGAAAAATTGGCGAGCTCCTGCAGCACGGGTTTCGCGGCCAGCCTGAAGGGCATGCTGGCGAGGAGGGAATGACAGAGCGCCACGATGCCTGGCCCGAGCGAATAGCGGCCGGCGGCCGGCAGATAGGACAGGTAGCCGAAGCCGGTGAGCGTCTGCGTCAGGCGCGAGACCGTCGATTTGGGCAGCAATGTGCGCAGGGCGAGCTCGGTATTGGTCAGCGAAGTGTCGCCCGGCCCGAAGGCGCGCAGCACGCATAAGCCCCGGCTCAGCCCCTGGACGAGACGAGCCTGGCTGCTGCCGGTCTCGATCTTGTCCGTCGCCGTCTTGCGCTCCGTGGAGGTGATCCTGGCCATGCGCCGATCCT from Rhizobiales bacterium GAS188 includes:
- a CDS encoding transcriptional regulator, IclR family, which produces MARITSTERKTATDKIETGSSQARLVQGLSRGLCVLRAFGPGDTSLTNTELALRTLLPKSTVSRLTQTLTGFGYLSYLPAAGRYSLGPGIVALCHSLLASMPFRLAAKPVLQELANFSRLPASLGIRDQLDILYIETARRRGTRPVRFDLGARMPIDTTSIGRAYLYALDASERKMVLERLRRERGRNWPLIRRNLDAAFESIAARGFCCSFGDWRSDVYGVAAPISVAAGSAFAINCGGPPSRVSREFLEGEMGPRLVAAAGRIAANLAAHLAAG